One Lachnospiraceae bacterium C1.1 genomic region harbors:
- a CDS encoding DNA gyrase subunit B, translating into MADETVYDAGSIQVLEGLEPVRLRPGMYIGSTGSKGLNHLIYELMDNSVDEHLAGFCNNIWVTLEADGSATVEDDGRGIPVGMHEKGVSAERVVFTTLHAGGKFDSSIYKTSGGLHGVGSSVVNALSDWLDILVSRDGVISHDHYEKGRPTLDLVNGLLPTMGKTKKTGTKINFKPDETIFDTVRFKSEEIKSRLHETAYLNPGLTIYFRDFRNDLYEEEAFHEEDGITGFVRDMNLSKETLTPVIYFKGESEGIEVECAFQYVNEFHEDILGFCNNIYNAEGGMHITGFKTTFTQVMNSYARTIGILKEKDSNFNGADIRNGMTGIISIKHPDPRFEGQTKTKLDNQDAQRAVGKVTSDEIQLYFDRNLDTLKSILSSAEKAAKIRKTEEKAKTNLITKQKFSFDSNGKLANCVSKDAKQCEIFIVEGDSAGGSAKTARNRMYQAILPIRGKILNVEKASIDKILANAEIKTMINAFGCGFSEGYGQDFDISKLRYDKIIIMADADVDGAHIATLLLTLFYRFMPQLIFEGHVYIAMPPLYKAQPSRGKEEYLYDDKALAKYREKHKGPFTLQRYKGLGEMDAEQLWETTLDPERRRMRQVSIDDARLASSTTELLMGNDVPPRRAFIYDHAREAELDI; encoded by the coding sequence ATGGCAGACGAGACAGTTTATGATGCCGGCAGTATACAGGTACTTGAAGGACTTGAACCGGTAAGGCTTCGTCCCGGAATGTATATAGGAAGTACAGGTTCAAAGGGTCTTAATCATTTGATCTATGAGTTGATGGACAACTCAGTCGATGAGCATCTGGCGGGCTTTTGCAATAATATATGGGTAACTTTGGAGGCAGATGGTTCAGCCACAGTGGAGGATGACGGACGTGGAATCCCTGTTGGAATGCATGAAAAGGGAGTTTCTGCGGAACGAGTAGTTTTCACTACACTTCATGCAGGAGGAAAATTCGATTCATCGATATATAAAACCTCCGGTGGTCTTCATGGTGTTGGTTCGTCGGTAGTTAATGCACTTTCAGACTGGCTTGATATACTTGTAAGCCGTGATGGTGTTATTTCTCATGACCACTATGAAAAAGGACGTCCCACGCTTGACCTTGTGAACGGACTTTTGCCTACCATGGGTAAGACAAAGAAAACAGGTACAAAGATCAACTTTAAACCTGATGAGACGATATTTGATACGGTACGTTTTAAATCCGAGGAGATCAAGAGTCGTCTCCATGAGACAGCATATCTTAATCCCGGACTTACGATTTATTTCAGAGATTTTAGAAATGACCTTTATGAAGAGGAAGCTTTTCACGAAGAAGATGGTATTACCGGCTTTGTGCGTGATATGAACCTTTCAAAAGAGACACTCACACCTGTAATTTATTTTAAGGGTGAGTCTGAAGGAATAGAGGTCGAGTGTGCATTTCAGTATGTAAATGAATTTCACGAGGATATTCTCGGCTTTTGCAATAATATTTATAATGCTGAAGGTGGTATGCATATCACGGGATTTAAGACTACGTTCACACAGGTTATGAACAGCTATGCGAGAACTATCGGAATCCTTAAGGAAAAAGATTCTAATTTTAACGGTGCCGATATCAGAAACGGTATGACAGGCATCATATCAATAAAGCATCCTGATCCAAGATTTGAAGGTCAGACAAAGACCAAGCTTGATAATCAGGACGCACAGAGGGCTGTAGGTAAGGTTACAAGTGATGAAATACAGCTTTATTTTGATAGAAATCTGGATACACTTAAGTCTATTTTATCTTCTGCGGAGAAGGCAGCAAAGATCAGAAAGACTGAAGAAAAGGCAAAAACGAACCTTATCACTAAACAGAAGTTTTCATTTGATTCTAATGGCAAACTTGCGAACTGCGTTTCTAAAGATGCAAAACAGTGTGAGATATTTATAGTCGAGGGAGATTCTGCCGGCGGTTCTGCAAAAACAGCCAGAAACCGCATGTATCAGGCAATCTTACCTATCAGAGGTAAGATACTTAATGTTGAAAAGGCTTCTATTGACAAGATCCTTGCCAATGCAGAGATCAAGACAATGATAAATGCCTTTGGATGCGGCTTTTCAGAAGGATATGGTCAGGATTTTGATATAAGCAAATTAAGATATGACAAAATAATCATAATGGCCGATGCCGACGTTGATGGAGCGCATATTGCAACTTTACTCCTGACCCTTTTCTACAGGTTTATGCCGCAGCTTATCTTTGAGGGACATGTTTATATTGCGATGCCTCCTCTTTACAAGGCACAGCCGTCAAGAGGCAAGGAAGAGTATCTGTATGATGATAAGGCTCTTGCAAAATATCGTGAAAAGCACAAAGGACCCTTCACCCTTCAGAGATATAAGGGACTTGGAGAGATGGATGCAGAACAGCTTTGGGAAACGACTCTTGATCCGGAAAGACGCCGCATGAGACAGGTATCAATAGATGATGCACGTCTTGCTTCAAGTACCACGGAGCTCCTTATGGGAAATGATGTTCCGCCCAGAAGAGCTTTTATATATGATCATGCAAGAGAAGCGGAACTCGATATCTAA